From Cryptomeria japonica unplaced genomic scaffold, Sugi_1.0 HiC_scaffold_94, whole genome shotgun sequence, a single genomic window includes:
- the LOC131864814 gene encoding aspartic proteinase nepenthesin-2-like — translation MAHKNAITLVVANLTICCFFSLLCSEEARGGPHLERNSAIARLKRMEASIKAVQSGRTETQLGGAVAPLIRLPTTHVVNIGIGTPPRNFRGKVDTGSDLIWFQCDPFNGSRRYTLPMFYPEDSSTYRPVPCSSSLCSALGNSTCALDCQYSHIYSGSWSTQGELSFETFTMADTSGAAHSFGGIAFGCSHIVQGDGLEEANGVVGLGRGQLSLISQIGESKFSYCLSFEYNGSPFHDIDRFSTPLLLGSAAELNGIGVQSTMVINNTVLPKLNSYYYFSVEGITLGNVSLNIPRGTFDIQSNGSGGFIIDSGTHYTVLPHAAFTAVASVLDSVLGLPRSNDSKAGLSVCYSSPYYDYIPDVNMTFHMLGADYIVEGKHNFVQYTESGPTKIGNLLCLAMLDMDEASVAGVPAVLGSFQQQDYHILYDNAKQRLSFTPTRCRSLYMSSYLQSKAPIPILGCHFLLPLLLLYFVAFSLTV, via the coding sequence ATGGCACACAAAAATGCGATCACATTAGTTGTGGCGAATCTAACAATATGTTGTTTTTTCAGTTTGCTCTGTTCAGAAGAAGCGCGTGGAGGCCCCCATTTGGAAAGGAATTCCGCCATTGCTAGGCTCAAAAGAATGGAAGCCTCGATTAAAGCTGTGCAATCAGGAAGGACCGAAACCCAACTGGGTGGCGCTGTTGCTCCTTTGATCCGCTTGCCCACAACACATGTAGTGAACATTGGCATCGGAACCCCACCAAGAAATTTCCGAGGAAAAGTGGACACGGGAAGCGATTTGATTTGGTTTCAGTGCGATCCCTTCAATGGCTCTAGGAGATATACTCTTCCTATGTTCTACCCAGAAGATTCCTCCACATACAGACCGGTTCCCTGCTCTTCTTCCCTCTGCTCTGCCCTTGGCAATTCAACTTGTGCGCTGGACTGTCAATATTCTCATATATACAGCGGAAGCTGGAGCACGCAGGGAGAACTGTCATTCGAGACGTTCACCATGGCGGATACATCCGGGGCTGCGCATTCCTTTGGCGGAATAGCGTTTGGGTGCAGCCATATCGTTCAGGGAGATGGCTTGGAGGAGGCCAATGGCGTAGTGGGGCTCGGCCGAGGACAATTATCGCTTATCTCACAGATTGGAGAATCCAAATTTTCCTACTGCTTATCTTTCGAATACAATGGATCCCCCTTTCATGACATTGACAGATTTTCGACGCCTCTCCTGTTGGGCAGCGCAGCCGAGTTGAACGGCATAGGAGTGCAGTCGACGATGGTGATAAACAACACAGTCCTGCCCAAGCTTAACAGCTACTATTATTTCTCCGTGGAAGGAATAACTCTGGGGAACGTGTCTCTCAATATTCCACGAGGAACGTTCGATATACAATCAAATGGAAGCGGGGGATTCATCATCGACTCTGGAACACACTACACAGTTTTGCCGCACGCTGCCTTCACTGCAGTGGCATCTGTTTTAGATTCTGTCCTAGGGCTACCCAGATCTAACGATTCTAAAGCTGGGTTAAGTGTATGCTATTCATCACCCTACTATGACTATATCCCTGATGTGAATATGACTTTCCATATGCTTGGTGCAGATTATATTGTCGAAGGTAAACATAATTTCGTTCAATATACAGAATCTGGTCCGACTAAAATTGGAAATTTACTATGTCTGGCAATGTTAGATATGGATGAGGCTTCGGTTGCAGGTGTACCGGCCGTCCTTGGAAGTTTTCAGCAACAAGATTACCATATTCTGTATGACAACGCTAAGCAGAGGCTCTCCTTTACTCCCACCCGCTGCAGATCTCTGTATATGTCCTCTTACCTACAGTCCAAAGCTCCAATCCCTATCTTAGGGTGCCATTTCTTGTTACCGCTGCTGCTGCTTTATTTTGTAGCTTTCTCATTAACAGTATAA